In Daphnia magna isolate NIES linkage group LG5, ASM2063170v1.1, whole genome shotgun sequence, a single genomic region encodes these proteins:
- the LOC116922781 gene encoding chromatin-remodeling complex ATPase chain Iswi isoform X1: MSKSEEESSPVETPADTGENSVSAHHELQTESSSRSSISKGRDDFEKKTEVDRSKRFDYLLKQTELFGHFMAAPGTKAPSSPLKLKPGRPRKEKKSDAGDNRHRKTEQEEDEELMEEVKASEKAALVTRFDTSPFYIKGGEMRDYQVRGLNWMISLYENGINGILADEMGLGKTLQTISLLGYMKHYRNINGPHMVIVPKSTLANWMNEFKKWCPTLRTVCLTGDQETRANIVRDEIMPGEWDACVTSYEIVMKERAVFKKFNWRYMVIDEAHRIKNEKSKLSEIVREFKTSNRLLITGTPLQNNLHELWALLNFLLPDIFNNSEDFDEWFNANNCLGDDSLIHRLHAVLRPFLLRRLKAEVEKRLKPKKEVKVYIGLSKMQREMYTKILMRDIDIVNGAGKLEKMRLQNILMQLRKCCNHPYLFDGAEPGPPYTTDEHIVYNCGKMVILDKLLPKLKVQGSRVLIFSQMTRMLDILEDYSLWRGHNYCRLDGSTPHEDRHRQIEEFNAPDSKKFLFMLSTRAGGLGINLATADVVVLFDSDWNPQMDLQAMDRAHRIGQLKQVRVFRFITDNTVEEKIVEKAEVKLRLDKLVIQQGRLLDKTNSALNKDEMLNMIRHGADHVFASKDSDITDEDIDSILAKSENRTQEVAERLEKLGESSLRNFTLDAPTESVYQFEGEDYREKQKSIVGAWIEPPKRERKANYAVDAYFREALRVTEPKAPKAPRPPKQPIVQDFQFFPPRLFELLDQEIYHYRKTVGYKVPRNSELGAEAAKVQREEQRKIDEAEQLADDEQAEKESLLTQGFTAWTKRDFNQFIKANEKYGRDDIENIAKEVEGKTPDEVMEYSAVFWERCHELQDIDRIMAQIERGEAKIQRRTSIKKALDAKMSKYRAPFHQLRIAYGTNKGKNYTEEEDRFLVCMLHRLGFDKENVYEELRAAVRSAPQFRFDWFLKSRTAMELQRRCNTLITLIEREVQEWEEKEKVDKKKRGPKTSIGTKVEAIPKLEDDGAKSEATPTKGSKRKSEAAVGTPETKGRGKKKRT; encoded by the exons ATGTCGAAATCGGAAGAGGAAAGTAGTCCTGTTGAAACTCCAGCTGACACTGGCGAAAATTCTGTAAGTGCCCATCATGAATTG CAAACAGAATCTTCCTCGCGTTCTTCAATTTCCAAAGGCAGAGatgattttgaaaagaaaacg gaaGTTGACCGTAGTAAGAGGTTTGATTACCTCTTGAAACAAACTGAGCTTTTTGGGCATTTTATGGCAGCGCCAGGTACCAAAGCTCCATCAAGCCCCTTAAAACTGAAACCAGGCAGACcccgtaaagaaaaaaaatcagatgCTGGAGATAACCGACATAGGAAAActgaacaagaagaagatgaagaattAATGGAAGAAGTCAAGGCATCTGAGAAAGCAGCACTTGTTACACGATTTGATACATCACCATTTTATATCAAAGGAGGAGAGATGAGGGACTATCAAGTCCGTGGTCTCAATTGGATGATTTCTCTGTATGAGAATGGCATCAATGGCATCTTGGCTGATGAAATGGGGTTGGGAAAGACTCTGCAGACAATATCTTTGTTGGGGTACATGAAACACTATCGCAACATCAATGGACCTCACATGGTTATTGTCCCAAAATCAACACTTGCAAACTGGATGAACGAATTTAAAAAGTGGTGTCCTACCCTTCGTACCGTATGCCTCACAGGAGATCAAGAAACTAGG GCCAACATCGTTAGAGATGAAATCATGCCAGGGGAATGGGATGCTTGCGTTACTTCCTACGAGATTGTTATGAAAGAACGCGCTGTGTTCAAGAAGTTCAATTGGCGTTATATGGTTATTGACGAAGCACATCGCATcaaaaatgagaaatcaaaaCTCTCCGAAATTGTCCGAGAGTTTAAAACATCCAACCGTCTGCTCATTACCGGAACGCCTCTTCAAAATAACTTGCATGAACTTTGGGCACTACTTAATTTCCTTTTACCAGATATTTTCAACAACTCAGAG GATTTTGATGAGTGGTTTAACGCCAATAACTGCCTCGGTGATGATTCTTTAATCCATCGCCTGCATGCCGTTCTTCGACCATTCCTCCTCCGTCGTCTTAAAGCTGAGGTGGAGAAACGGTTGAAGCctaaaaaagaagtaaaagtCTACATCGGACTTAGCAAAATGCAACGTGAAATGTACACTAAAATCTTAATGCGAGATATCGACATCGTTAACGGCGCcggaaaattagaaaaaatgcGACTACAAAATATTCTTATGCAACTCCGTAAGTGTTGTAACCACCCGTACCTTTTCGATGGTGCTGAGCCAGGGCCGccgtacaccactgatgaacATATT GTTTACAACTGCGGCAAAATGGTTATCTTGGACAAACTCTTACCAAAATTAAAGGTACAGGGATCTCGTGTACTTATCTTCAGTCAAATGACTCGGATGCTTGACATCTTAGAGGACTATTCCCTATGGCGGGGTCATAAT TACTGCCGGCTTGATGGTAGCACTCCTCACGAGGATCGACACCGTCAAATTGAAGAGTTTAATGCGCCAGACAGcaagaaatttttgtttatgcTTTCAACGCGAGCTGGTGGCTTGGGTATTAACTTGGCTACGGCTGACGTAGTTGTCCTATTCGATTCGGATTGGAACCCTCAGATGGATCTCCAAGCTATG GATCGAGCCCATCGTATCGGTCAATTGAAGCAGGTCAGGGTTTTCCGGTTCATTACAGACAACACAGTGGAGGAAAAGATTGTTGAGAAAGCTGAAGTGAAACTGCGACTCGACAAATTGGTCATTCAACAAGGACGGCTACTTGACAAAACCAACAGCGCACTGAACAAAGATGAAATGCTGAACATGATTCGGCATGGTGCAGACCACGTTTTTGCCTCCAAAGATTCAGATATTACAGACGAGGACATCGATAGTATTTTAGCCAAAAGCGAGAACAGG ACCCAAGAAGTCGCTGAACGTTTAGAGAAACTCGGTGAATCATCTCTCCGCAATTTTACGTTGGACGCACCGACAGAGTCTGTCTATCAATTTGAGGGAGAAGACTATCG AGAAAAGCAGAAGTCGATTGTGGGTGCCTGGATTGAACCACCTAAGCGTGAACGCAAAGCCAACTATGCAGTCGACGCGTATTTTAGAGAAGCACTACGAGTTACGGAACCTAAAGCCCCAAAA GCTCCCCGACCTCCAAAACAACCCATTGTGcaagattttcaatttttcccACCTCGGCTATTTGAGTTGCTTGATCAAGAGATCTACCATTACCGTAAAACGGTGGGCTACAAGGTACCTCGCAACTCAGAGTTAGGAGCCGAAGCTGCTAAAGTTCAACGGGAAGAACAGCGGAAGATTGACGAGGCCGAGCAATTAGCGGATGACGAACAGGCAGAGAAAGAAAGCCTTCTGACTCAG GGTTTTACGGCTTGGACGAAGCGGGACTTCAACCAGTTCATTAAAGCTAATGAGAAGTATGGCAGGGATGATATTGAAAATATTGCAAAAGAAGTCGAAG GTAAAACTCCTGACGAAGTGATGGAATACAGTGCAGTTTTTTGGGAGCGGTGTCATGAACTACAAGATATCGACCGAATTATGGCCCAAATTGAGCGTGGTGAAGCTAAAATCCAACGACGAACATCGATCAAGAAAGCTTTAGATGCAAAG atGTCAAAGTATCGAGCTCCCTTCCATCAATTACGTATTGCCTATGGAACtaacaaaggaaaaaattacacTGAGGAAGAGGACCGCTTTTTAGTTTGCATGCTACATCGTTTAGGATTCGACAAAGAGAACGTATATGAAGAGCTGCGAGCTGCCGTTAG ATCTGCCCCCCAGTTCCGTTTTGACTGGTTCTTGAAGTCGCGAACAGCAATGGAGCTACAGAGACGCTGCAATACTCTCATTACCTTGATTGAGAGGGAGGTTCAAGAATgggaagaaaaggaaaaggtagACAAGAAGAAACGGGGACCCAAGACTAGCATAGGAACTAAAGTTGAAGCCATACCGAAATTGGAGGACGACGGAGCCAAAAGTGAagcaacaccaacaaagggTTCAAAACGCAAAAGCGAGGCAGCTGTTGGCACTCCAGAAACAAAAGGacgtggaaagaaaaagagaacttAA
- the LOC116922781 gene encoding chromatin-remodeling complex ATPase chain Iswi isoform X2 encodes MSKSEEESSPVETPADTGENSQTESSSRSSISKGRDDFEKKTEVDRSKRFDYLLKQTELFGHFMAAPGTKAPSSPLKLKPGRPRKEKKSDAGDNRHRKTEQEEDEELMEEVKASEKAALVTRFDTSPFYIKGGEMRDYQVRGLNWMISLYENGINGILADEMGLGKTLQTISLLGYMKHYRNINGPHMVIVPKSTLANWMNEFKKWCPTLRTVCLTGDQETRANIVRDEIMPGEWDACVTSYEIVMKERAVFKKFNWRYMVIDEAHRIKNEKSKLSEIVREFKTSNRLLITGTPLQNNLHELWALLNFLLPDIFNNSEDFDEWFNANNCLGDDSLIHRLHAVLRPFLLRRLKAEVEKRLKPKKEVKVYIGLSKMQREMYTKILMRDIDIVNGAGKLEKMRLQNILMQLRKCCNHPYLFDGAEPGPPYTTDEHIVYNCGKMVILDKLLPKLKVQGSRVLIFSQMTRMLDILEDYSLWRGHNYCRLDGSTPHEDRHRQIEEFNAPDSKKFLFMLSTRAGGLGINLATADVVVLFDSDWNPQMDLQAMDRAHRIGQLKQVRVFRFITDNTVEEKIVEKAEVKLRLDKLVIQQGRLLDKTNSALNKDEMLNMIRHGADHVFASKDSDITDEDIDSILAKSENRTQEVAERLEKLGESSLRNFTLDAPTESVYQFEGEDYREKQKSIVGAWIEPPKRERKANYAVDAYFREALRVTEPKAPKAPRPPKQPIVQDFQFFPPRLFELLDQEIYHYRKTVGYKVPRNSELGAEAAKVQREEQRKIDEAEQLADDEQAEKESLLTQGFTAWTKRDFNQFIKANEKYGRDDIENIAKEVEGKTPDEVMEYSAVFWERCHELQDIDRIMAQIERGEAKIQRRTSIKKALDAKMSKYRAPFHQLRIAYGTNKGKNYTEEEDRFLVCMLHRLGFDKENVYEELRAAVRSAPQFRFDWFLKSRTAMELQRRCNTLITLIEREVQEWEEKEKVDKKKRGPKTSIGTKVEAIPKLEDDGAKSEATPTKGSKRKSEAAVGTPETKGRGKKKRT; translated from the exons ATGTCGAAATCGGAAGAGGAAAGTAGTCCTGTTGAAACTCCAGCTGACACTGGCGAAAATTCT CAAACAGAATCTTCCTCGCGTTCTTCAATTTCCAAAGGCAGAGatgattttgaaaagaaaacg gaaGTTGACCGTAGTAAGAGGTTTGATTACCTCTTGAAACAAACTGAGCTTTTTGGGCATTTTATGGCAGCGCCAGGTACCAAAGCTCCATCAAGCCCCTTAAAACTGAAACCAGGCAGACcccgtaaagaaaaaaaatcagatgCTGGAGATAACCGACATAGGAAAActgaacaagaagaagatgaagaattAATGGAAGAAGTCAAGGCATCTGAGAAAGCAGCACTTGTTACACGATTTGATACATCACCATTTTATATCAAAGGAGGAGAGATGAGGGACTATCAAGTCCGTGGTCTCAATTGGATGATTTCTCTGTATGAGAATGGCATCAATGGCATCTTGGCTGATGAAATGGGGTTGGGAAAGACTCTGCAGACAATATCTTTGTTGGGGTACATGAAACACTATCGCAACATCAATGGACCTCACATGGTTATTGTCCCAAAATCAACACTTGCAAACTGGATGAACGAATTTAAAAAGTGGTGTCCTACCCTTCGTACCGTATGCCTCACAGGAGATCAAGAAACTAGG GCCAACATCGTTAGAGATGAAATCATGCCAGGGGAATGGGATGCTTGCGTTACTTCCTACGAGATTGTTATGAAAGAACGCGCTGTGTTCAAGAAGTTCAATTGGCGTTATATGGTTATTGACGAAGCACATCGCATcaaaaatgagaaatcaaaaCTCTCCGAAATTGTCCGAGAGTTTAAAACATCCAACCGTCTGCTCATTACCGGAACGCCTCTTCAAAATAACTTGCATGAACTTTGGGCACTACTTAATTTCCTTTTACCAGATATTTTCAACAACTCAGAG GATTTTGATGAGTGGTTTAACGCCAATAACTGCCTCGGTGATGATTCTTTAATCCATCGCCTGCATGCCGTTCTTCGACCATTCCTCCTCCGTCGTCTTAAAGCTGAGGTGGAGAAACGGTTGAAGCctaaaaaagaagtaaaagtCTACATCGGACTTAGCAAAATGCAACGTGAAATGTACACTAAAATCTTAATGCGAGATATCGACATCGTTAACGGCGCcggaaaattagaaaaaatgcGACTACAAAATATTCTTATGCAACTCCGTAAGTGTTGTAACCACCCGTACCTTTTCGATGGTGCTGAGCCAGGGCCGccgtacaccactgatgaacATATT GTTTACAACTGCGGCAAAATGGTTATCTTGGACAAACTCTTACCAAAATTAAAGGTACAGGGATCTCGTGTACTTATCTTCAGTCAAATGACTCGGATGCTTGACATCTTAGAGGACTATTCCCTATGGCGGGGTCATAAT TACTGCCGGCTTGATGGTAGCACTCCTCACGAGGATCGACACCGTCAAATTGAAGAGTTTAATGCGCCAGACAGcaagaaatttttgtttatgcTTTCAACGCGAGCTGGTGGCTTGGGTATTAACTTGGCTACGGCTGACGTAGTTGTCCTATTCGATTCGGATTGGAACCCTCAGATGGATCTCCAAGCTATG GATCGAGCCCATCGTATCGGTCAATTGAAGCAGGTCAGGGTTTTCCGGTTCATTACAGACAACACAGTGGAGGAAAAGATTGTTGAGAAAGCTGAAGTGAAACTGCGACTCGACAAATTGGTCATTCAACAAGGACGGCTACTTGACAAAACCAACAGCGCACTGAACAAAGATGAAATGCTGAACATGATTCGGCATGGTGCAGACCACGTTTTTGCCTCCAAAGATTCAGATATTACAGACGAGGACATCGATAGTATTTTAGCCAAAAGCGAGAACAGG ACCCAAGAAGTCGCTGAACGTTTAGAGAAACTCGGTGAATCATCTCTCCGCAATTTTACGTTGGACGCACCGACAGAGTCTGTCTATCAATTTGAGGGAGAAGACTATCG AGAAAAGCAGAAGTCGATTGTGGGTGCCTGGATTGAACCACCTAAGCGTGAACGCAAAGCCAACTATGCAGTCGACGCGTATTTTAGAGAAGCACTACGAGTTACGGAACCTAAAGCCCCAAAA GCTCCCCGACCTCCAAAACAACCCATTGTGcaagattttcaatttttcccACCTCGGCTATTTGAGTTGCTTGATCAAGAGATCTACCATTACCGTAAAACGGTGGGCTACAAGGTACCTCGCAACTCAGAGTTAGGAGCCGAAGCTGCTAAAGTTCAACGGGAAGAACAGCGGAAGATTGACGAGGCCGAGCAATTAGCGGATGACGAACAGGCAGAGAAAGAAAGCCTTCTGACTCAG GGTTTTACGGCTTGGACGAAGCGGGACTTCAACCAGTTCATTAAAGCTAATGAGAAGTATGGCAGGGATGATATTGAAAATATTGCAAAAGAAGTCGAAG GTAAAACTCCTGACGAAGTGATGGAATACAGTGCAGTTTTTTGGGAGCGGTGTCATGAACTACAAGATATCGACCGAATTATGGCCCAAATTGAGCGTGGTGAAGCTAAAATCCAACGACGAACATCGATCAAGAAAGCTTTAGATGCAAAG atGTCAAAGTATCGAGCTCCCTTCCATCAATTACGTATTGCCTATGGAACtaacaaaggaaaaaattacacTGAGGAAGAGGACCGCTTTTTAGTTTGCATGCTACATCGTTTAGGATTCGACAAAGAGAACGTATATGAAGAGCTGCGAGCTGCCGTTAG ATCTGCCCCCCAGTTCCGTTTTGACTGGTTCTTGAAGTCGCGAACAGCAATGGAGCTACAGAGACGCTGCAATACTCTCATTACCTTGATTGAGAGGGAGGTTCAAGAATgggaagaaaaggaaaaggtagACAAGAAGAAACGGGGACCCAAGACTAGCATAGGAACTAAAGTTGAAGCCATACCGAAATTGGAGGACGACGGAGCCAAAAGTGAagcaacaccaacaaagggTTCAAAACGCAAAAGCGAGGCAGCTGTTGGCACTCCAGAAACAAAAGGacgtggaaagaaaaagagaacttAA
- the LOC116922900 gene encoding LOW QUALITY PROTEIN: alpha-L-fucosidase (The sequence of the model RefSeq protein was modified relative to this genomic sequence to represent the inferred CDS: deleted 2 bases in 1 codon), producing the protein MKKLVVFFELAIILTVILADFVNQDNTGDVFYIQLENEEKECMKKPFTPDWNSLDTRELPTWYDQAKFGIFIHWGVFSVPSFGEWFWYNWREGSPSYVEFMQKNYPPNFTYAGFAEQFRAEFFDPDLWAEILKSSGAKYVVLTSKHHEGFTLWPSKYSWNWNSMDIGPKRDLVGELAEAIRRKTDMRFGIYHSLYEWYHPLYLQDKANNFTSQDFVRFKTMPELYELVDNYKPDVIWSDGDWEASEKYWDTLNFLAWLYNDSPVRNTVVVNDRWGHGLGCKHGDFVNCQDRYNPGVLQTRKWENAMTIDRYAWAFRRNARLEDFLTTQELIETLVTTVSCGGNLLMNIGPTADGVIRPIFEERLRDVGSWLHVNGEAIFRTRPWALQNDTLTSNVWYTSKKTLFWTYVYGITLRWPENNILMLGALPLTDRSIVTLLGYEEPLKWSIFKGVVSIQFPEIDQVSSQCGWTIKFAL; encoded by the exons ATGAAGAAGCTCGTCGTGTTTTTCGAGTTGGCAATCATTCTTACAGTTATTTTGGCCGATTTCGTCAATCAAGACAACACAGGCGACGTATTCTACATCCAGCT TGAAAATGAGGAGAAAGAATGCATGAAAAAACCGTTCACGCCCGATTGGAACAGTTTGGACACCCGGGAATTACCAACATGGTACGACCAGGCCAAGTTTGGCATTTTTATCCATTGGGGAGTATTCTCAGTCCCCTCGTTCGGCGAATGGTTTTGGTACAATTGGCGAG AGGGAAGTCCTTCGTATGTGGAGTTTATGCAGAAAAATTATCCACCGAATTTCACGTATGCCGGCTTTGCGGAGCAATTTCGCGCCGAGTTCTTCGATCCTGATCTTTGGGCTGAAATACTGAAAAGCTCAGGAGCTAA GTATGTTGTTCTGACCAGCAAGCATCACGAAGGATTCACCCTTTGGCCGTCAAAGTACTCCTGGAACTGGAATTCCATGGATATTGGGCCTAAACGAGATCTCGTCG GTGAATTAGCTGAAGCTattagaagaaaaacagacATGCGTTTTGGCATCTATCACAGTTTGTACGAATGGTATCATCCCTTGTATCTCCAAGATAAAGCCAATAATTTTACGTCTCAGGATTTTGTCCGGTTCAAAACAATGCCTGAACTTTACGAATTG GTAGACAACTATAAACCCGACGTCATTTGGTCGGATGGTGATTGGGAAGCTAGTGAAAAATACTGGGATACGCTAAACTTTCTCGCTTGGCTTTACAATGATAGTCCGGTCCGAAATACGGTAGTCGTGAATGATCGGTGGGGACATGGCTTGGGGTGTAAGCATGGCGATTTCGTGAATTGTCAAGACAGGTATAATCCAG GTGTTCTGCAAACGCGTAAATGGGAGAACGCCATGACGATTGACAGATACGCGTGGGCCTTCAGAAGGAATGCCCGCCTGGAAGACTTCCTAACGACCCAAGAGTTGATCGAGACTCTTGTGACTACCGTCAGTTGTGGAG GAAATTTATTGATGAATATCGGGCCCACGGCAGACGGCGTGATTCGGCCAATATTCGAAGAGCGTCTACGAGACGTGGGCTCATGGCTCCATGTCAACGGCGAAGCTATTTTCAGAACTCGTCCATGGGCACTGCAGAATGATACTCTAACCAGCAATGTCTG GTACACCAGCaagaaaacattgttttggACGTATGTGTACGGAATAACTTTGCGTTGGCCGGAAAACAACATACTGATGCTTGGAGCC TTACCATTAACTGACCGCAGTATCGTCACTTTGCTGGGGTACGAAGAGCCATTGAAA TGGAGCATTTTTAAAGGCGTCGTATCAATCCAGTTTCCTGAAATAGACCAAGTCAGCAGTCAGTGTGGGTGGACTATCAAATTCGCCCTGTAA
- the LOC116922940 gene encoding myogenic factor 6: MMSDHRRYTDAETYGGFWNTPSAIQQQQQGYDQSYPQHQYQYYPAAVSSGSHLSVDPYNNHPAIPLSPPSSRPVSVSSDENSLTASNSGGHLMPLYSTGRPSFHQSSYITGIKPDPDREDHRHFFQQRHHTSSIDKEPHMAPSEEDCGTYGSMSQTEDSLDSDGDESTSGHTLAPESSSSSGSSIASTAADHNAQHHLDGHQGRRCLLWACKACKKKNVTVDRRKAATMRERRRLRKVNEAFESLKRRTSNNPGQRLPKVEILRNAIEYIESLEDMLSSSRDPSTSGGNGGDSGQNRGENEPISVHNNGYMTNVVAYYQTRLHQFSECLTNFSPLIGNEGSGVGQGSAPGSSSLDRLSFIVESLATTCTTTTAPTNTSTV, from the exons ATGATGTCTGATCATCGACGCTACACGGATGCAGAAACTTACGGCGGATTCTGGAATACTCCAAGTGctattcaacaacaacagcagggCTACGACCAAAGTTATCCGCAACATCAGTACCAATATTATCCAGCGGCCGTGTCTTCGGGTTCACATCTCAGCGTCGATCCTTACAACAATCATCCAGCCATTCCCCTATCACCTCCTTCATCTAGGCCAGTGTCGGTGAGCTCGGATGAAAACAGCCTAACTGCATCAAATAGCGGTGGTCACCTCATGCCGCTCTACTCCACCGGTAGACCATCATTCCACCAATCCAGTTATATAACTGGGATCAAGCCGGACCCGGATCGTGAAGATCATCGACATTTTTTTCAGCAGCGTCACCATACGTCTTCCATCGATAAG GAGCCACATATGGCTCCATCTGAAGAAGATTGTGGTACCTACGGAAGCATGTCTCAGACAGAAGACTCATTGGATTCAGACGGCGATGAATCAACGTCTGGACACACGTTGGCACCCGAATCTTCGTCTTCGTCGGGTTCGTCAATCGCATCAACGGCGGCGGATCACAATGCTCAACATCATTTGGACGGACACCAAGGACGTCGTTGTCTACTTTGGGCTTGCAAGGCTTGCAAAAAGAAGAATGTCACGGTCGATCGGCGTAAAGCTGCTACGATGAGGGAGCGACGGCGCCTTAGAAAA GTCAATGAAGCCTTTGAATCGTTGAAGCGTCGCACAAGCAACAATCCGGGTCAACGGCTGCCGAAAGTGGAGATTCTTCGCAATGCCATCGAATATATCGAATCACTAGAAGACATGCTGTCGTCCTCGCGAGATCCTTCCACATCAGGCGGCAACGGCGGCGATTCCGGTCAAAACCGAGGCGAAAATGAACCCATATCAGTTCACAACAATGGCTAT ATGACGAACGTTGTGGCTTACTACCAGACCCGACTTCATCAGTTCAGTGAATGTCTGACCAACTTCTCGCCGTTAATCG GCAACGAAGGATCGGGTGTAGGACAAGGATCTGCTCCGGGTTCATCCAGTCTCGATCGACTCAGTTTCATTGTCGAGAGTTTGGCTACGACTTGCACGACAACCACTGCACCAACCAACACCAGCACAGTCTGA
- the LOC123472449 gene encoding uncharacterized protein LOC123472449 — protein sequence MGPTKVAKKNSPNKFKSPPKKSPIKKIKKSSRNWSEEEREQLIEAVKNYPCLYDTTCKTYKDLTVKTNAKVEISKLFESCSAEDVTLQWGTLVDKFRRTRKQYNNENPTGTSAEDSMSQYSHWDLYQSMLFLEKHIKQRTRFTNMSSATVRNLEASLEEISNDDTLNTNNDHLLLISTNDGGVITLESVSNSISQEESMDSFSESDYSLMMKDNRNDSPSNNDSTDTWTDSTRQREGEDIIRWKKTVNESVKPKSSTPTPSTSSSDFLPSFPESRTKRQRRLAESQSEKSITALVSQLISDKPPTTLIAEKNEKEVDEVTKEWRSYCKVYADKVAKIKSTSIKNDIRFNMEQMLYDAGKKEKEKAKKKKKKEEDRLNNVNT from the exons atggggcctactaaagttgccaaaaagaattcccctaacaaattcaagtcgccccccaaaaaatcaccgataaagaaaatcaaaaa GTCTTCAAGAAATTGGTCAGAAGAAGAACGGGAACAGCTAATTGAGGCAGTGAAGAATTATCCATGCTTGTATGACACCACTTGTAAAACATACAAAGACCTCACTGTTAAAACCAATGCGAAGGTGGAAATATCCAAACTTTTTGAAAGTTGCAGCGCAGAAGATGTCACATTGCAATGGGGAACTTTGGTGGACAAGTTcagaagaacaagaaaacagTATAACAACGAGAATCCTACAGGTACTTCTGCGGAAGATTCAATGTCTCAATATTCACATTGGGATTTATATCAAAGTATGTTATTCTTGGAAAAACATATCAAACAAAGAAC GAGATTTACAAATATGTCTTCGGCCACAGTGAGAAATCTTGAAGCTTCATTAGAGGAAATATCAAATGATGATACACTGAACACCAATAATGACCATCTACTTCTAATATCGACAAATGATGGTGGGGTGATAACGCTTGAAAGTGTTTCAAATTCGATATCCCAGGAAGAAAGCATGGATTCTTTTTCTGAGAGTGACTATTCTCTTATGATGAAAG ATAACAGGAATGATTCCCCCAGCAACAACGATTCGACAGATACTTGGACAGATAGTACAAGACAGAGAGAAGGAGAAGATATCATTCGTTGGAAAAAGACAGTGAACGAGAGTGTTAAACCAAAATCATCTACTCCTACTCCGTCAACTTCGTCGAGTG ATTTTCTTCCTAGTTTTCCGGAGAGTCGTACAAAGCGTCAGCGTAGGTTAGCAGAGTCACAATCAGAAAAGAGCATCACAGCGCTGGTCTCGCAACTGATATCTGATAAACCACCAACAACTTTGATAGccgaaaaaaatgagaaagaagTCGACGAAGTCACTAAGGAATGGCGCAGCTATTGCAAAGTATATGCAGATAAAG TTGCAAAGATAAAAAGTACAAGCATCAAAAATGATATCCGCTTCAATATGGAGCAAATGTTGTATGACGCAGGAAAaaaggagaaggaaaaagctaaaaagaagaagaagaaggaagaggATAGATTGAACAATGTTAACACATAG